A region of the Culex quinquefasciatus strain JHB chromosome 1, VPISU_Cqui_1.0_pri_paternal, whole genome shotgun sequence genome:
AAACCCTACAAGCAGCACTCGAACGGTGTTAAATTCCTCCACGGAAAAACACGTTATTCCGCTCCGGGTCAGCTTGTACTCCGGTTACACTTAGCACAGGGCCATTAAATCCAGCAATCTGTTACACTTGTTACCACCAGATGtgattgcttttgtttaccggCAGATTTGCCGGGTTctggaaccgccggggcgtctcCTCCTCCGGCTGCACTGGCATTGCAGTTGTTTTTGTCGCCCGCTGGCGCGCTGAATTTGTTGctgttgagcagggtcttctcaactttttctccttcgctgacgattccagtgacctcgctggactttTTCCGCTTCCGAGtcccgcggacgggacgaaaattttcctccacctccatctgtcaaaaacttccaagtaGCTTCACCAAGCTCGAGGAAAAAAACATGTCATCCTTCAAATCGTATCCGCCCGGACGGTATGCAACCACACATGCTTTCAGCTGTGCTAGAAAGACTTAATTGCAAGCTTCTGGGGGGGGATTCGAACTTTTCGCTTTGATCGTTTAGAGCTTTTGCCCCCAGTCACGACGCTCTGGCCAAATGCCGGAAGAATACGAGCAgagtgaaaatatttcaaatttttaattttgtcagcTTTTTGGCTGATTCTTTGTAGATTTTCATacagaatttcaagaaatttcgaTCAGAGTCCGAACAGAGCAGTaagaaaaacacagaaaaacttttcattttagAGCTTTTTATTGATGGCCAGCATCGACGACCAGTCGACCGTCGGTCAAGGCCCTTTGCGCGTACCAGCACCGGGTTCCTTAGAATCCACCGGTGGCTCCGCCCCACGATCCGGCGGTCTGGGTTTCGTCCTCGTTCCAGTCATCGGCCTGGATCATCTGCGGGATGGCGGCACCAGCGACGGCCGGAACAGCCGCAGCGGCAGCGGGCGCAGCCGGAGCAGCTTCCTCGCCCCAGTTTCCGCCCTCCTCGACGGCCGGGATCGGCTCGTCGGTGTACATCTCCTTGGCGGCCGGGGCAGCCTCCAGCAGCGCCGCCTGCTCCTTCTCCTGCTCCTCCGGGTCGCGGTAGAAGAACAGATCGGGCTTCAGCTCCCACTTGTCGGAGATCTTGCCGCGCAGCTTCAGGACCTCGCGGGCCAGCAGCCACCACATCAGACCGATCGAGTGCGGCGACTTGGTGTTGCACGGGATGGCAATGTCGACGAACTTGAGCGGCGAGTCGGTGTTGCAGAACGCGATGACCGGAATGTTGACGTAGGACGCCTCCGTCACGGGCTGGTGGTCGGTCAGCGGGTCGGTCACGATCAGCAGACGCGGCTCACGGAACGCCGGCTGGATCTGATTGGTGAAGGCACCGGGCGTGAAGCGACCGGCAATCGGGGTGGCCTCGGTGTAGTGCGCGAACTTGAGCACGGCACGCTGGCCGAACTGACGCGACGAGATGGCGAAGACCTTGGAGGGGAGGGGAGAGACGGGGAGAACGATATTAGTAACGTGAATTTGAATCAGTCAAATTGAAGAAAGTGCCAATTTAAGGCCCGCATTCACCACCAGCTAGCAAACATCTCTGGAAACGAATGTACTTCAATCATGTGCACCGAAAGGACCATGAAAACGGGGTTCCGTTCCGGCAGTGGAAAGAAGTCTAGTTTGCTCTACTGGTTTTTCTTCGTCGACGGGTCGCGGCAGATGGAACCCGCCAACGATGATGAACCAGAGTCTCGTCGCAGGGGTGCCGAtttctgaagttttttaagcttttcaCAAGAGTTTTCTACAAAAACTTCCAGCTAGTCTACCAAAAAAGTAATTCCGGTGATGTCTACGACATAACTACTTCTGCCCAATAGAATTATTTGACGTTTGAGTTTTCTGCCTTTCGATTTTTCTGCCGTTTTAATTCTGCCTTTTGAAATTCTTTCAATTAACTTCAGTTAATAAGTTTTCTGCTTATATTTTCTACCAGACCTTAAAAACTTCCTTCCTCTTGTTTTATTTCTACTGCTGTTCTGCTCTTCGAAATTCTGCCGAGCAGCCTTTTTTATCActttataaattttctttttttttgtcaaaaaaaaaatctaccaaaaaGTTTGCCAACGTTTATATCttctgccttttgatttttctgtcATGTTGGCAGTTATATCGTATGATCGCTCTGCCTTTTGAAATTCTGCAAAATGACATTTAAGTTTTCTgccaatttaaattttctacgaCCTGCTGTTCTGCCTTTGATTGATTTGCACTTTTTAACTATTTCACTGTTTAGTTTTTGTCTGCCTATCTGCTGTGTTATTctgcctttaatttttttatgattgaaaaTCTGCCGAAAAATCCTTTTTaactttgaatgaattttctaatTAGTTTGGCGTTATTTtggcatttttaaataaattttctaaaaaaataatgtttggaaCGTTTGAACGTAAGACAGAATCTTATGATTTTTACGGCCAACTTATAATGCTGCCTAAGAAAATTGAGCAAAATAACCTTTTCTGCCATTTTGATTTTCTACGATCGATTGACATCGTCTGCCTTTTGATTTTCCTGCCATGCCATCATTTGTCAGATAActattaaaaataatctagCCGAAAAGATAAGGCGCAGTGACGTTTGAAGGCAGAAAACTGAGGAAGATCAAATGGCCtttttctgccttttgattGTTCTGCCGTGTTATAATTCTGCCTTATAAAATTCGGCAAAGAATCCTTTTCTATAGTGTTCTGCTGATTCAATTTTTTGCCGTTTGCTGTTCtgccttttgaatttttgcaattttctaaGCATTTTAAGTAACTTTCTTGACCGTTTCACTTTTCAATTGTTGAAACTTTCttcctttatttttttgtctttcgAAAATCtggttattttgcttttttttctaaatcgatTTTATGCTATTTTCTGCCATCTTTAGGCTTTTCAACTTGTTTGCCTTTTTTGCCAAATACCAATTCCATG
Encoded here:
- the LOC6048459 gene encoding 40S ribosomal protein SA, producing the protein MSGNLDILALKDDDVNKMLAATTHVGSTSVNFQMESYVFKRRPDGVHIINLGRTWEKLLLAARCIASIEYPGEVFAISSRQFGQRAVLKFAHYTEATPIAGRFTPGAFTNQIQPAFREPRLLIVTDPLTDHQPVTEASYVNIPVIAFCNTDSPLKFVDIAIPCNTKSPHSIGLMWWLLAREVLKLRGKISDKWELKPDLFFYRDPEEQEKEQAALLEAAPAAKEMYTDEPIPAVEEGGNWGEEAAPAAPAAAAAVPAVAGAAIPQMIQADDWNEDETQTAGSWGGATGGF